TGGAAAAAAAATCCTATAATAGATAGTAGTACATGTGATCCTCCAATTTGAGATCCCTAAGACACCTTGTGCACCTATCAAcctaattttataacttatgtAGCCTTTTTCTAGGGGCCATCAATAATTGTTAGCTATGTCAACAAATTTATCAAGACTATGATGGATCGACATAAGATTATCACTCTAGTGTACGGAGCAAATATGTTCTTGCGTAGTTTAGTTATGACAACATACTATAAATCTATCATGATAGTAAGACTAAGCTAGTACTTGATCCAATTATAGTTGGATTATTGCTAAACTAACCAAACATTAATATCAACAATGATTTAAGGGAGGCATTATTTTTGTGTCTCATCTTTGATGagatattgattaataaaaggATTCGATTACACGACAACCATACAATTGAAAGTTTAaaatcaacctttttttttattctttatcttATGGATAGTCATGATGTCTTTCTAAAATCAACCCGTTCACTAATTTTAGAGTAGTAGTCGTCCTTCCaatgtagaaagaaaaattcctcataattttttctaaaaaaatcttacaattaaattcatatatttgtgATCTAGCAATCATGGCAAAGTTAGCAATGATAAAGCCTCCAACATAGGTATTAATCATTATCCATGCATgtaaatatgttattaaatcTGATCCTTGATCTTGGATAATAAGTAGGTCTGTCAATTGGGCTGAGCAAGCTTGAGATTTGAttatttggcctaaaaaattagttttgggTTAAACAGAGTTTTTGCCTTGGATGAGCCCAAACAAAAAGATTTACCAATTAAGTTGTCAGGTAATAGTGAAGATAAATTATCCAATGCCTTTCTATGCCACCTTTCATGAGCCATCATACCATTTGAGGATAAATTATTCAATGTTTTTCTATGCCAAACTTACGCGAGCCATTGTTGTGATTGTGAAGGTATGAGTGTAAGATATCTCTAGGCTCTCTTTTTAGTACCAAATTATTGAAGTGATTTCTCATAACTAactaatgtatataatttagagtcTTACACAAGACAAATTAAAATAGCAACAATTAGAGTCTAAGATGACTTGTGTAAGTTTGTTACAGGTGTAGGTGTTTCAAAATTCTTCAAGAGATATATGTGTGTGTAGGTAAAGTAGAGAAGAAAGATTCAAACAAGAGTTTTTACATGAATTGATCCAACAGTCGAAATGTCTATGTTCATGGTGTTATCGTTTCTACTCTCTCCCTAGTTTATGACTTCATACCAAAGCAATACTCTCCTTAGTTTTTGTGAATTAGTACCACTTCcccttctctctttcttctccttcctTTAGGTACAAATTTTTGGAGGGAAAAAGACCATACCCAGTCCTTCCACTTTCCTCGGAACTTAATccatgattttataattaaatggattgactaaaatttatattgacGACATTTGCAATTATGTGGTGGTTAATGTCTTTATCGGATTAACGATGTGGTGTGCCCATGACTTTTCCTTTGATAACTGCAGAAGAatctataattttgaaattatttgatCGTCGATCATTGGTTGCTAGTCGTTCATTATTGGTATTTCAGTTTTTGATTCTTGAACTGTTATGTCTAAAGGATTATCCTTGAAATGCTCATTTTTACCTTGTAAAAACTGTTGATGTGTCTTActattaataattgattaatcTCAATCAATTaagataaacaaataataacCAAAGAAAAACTCTTGggaaaaatcagaaaaatggGTGATAACAATAGAGAAATTATCTGACCACAAATTAAAGAGTCTCTttcttcaatatattttaactGTATCTGCAACCCTTTTTCTTTACATTACGAATCTTTAGGTTCTTTCTCTAATGTCAACTCTAGCAATACCTGCAAAAGTACCTTCGCCTCGTGACGATGCTAGGAGCCTTCACGATGCTTTTAAAGGTATAACATTCTTtcgttttaaattttaatttccttcaTTTAAATGTATGAACtaagcattttaatttttattaattatattttatttcaaatttcttgtttctttttattatttttccaatcTATTAGCCTCTCCCTCGCAGAaagaacattaaaaaataattaagccAAAAAATGTTCATGTGGCTGCTAAAACAAAAGTTGTACTCTGGGGtcacaaataaacaaaatattgaataatgtaAGATGTGCGTGCTCATATTtgtgaaaacaatttttcatttctgCTTTACTTTTCACTTTCAAATAAATTGGCTGGAGAGGTTTCTCCAGAGAAACCAAATCAATATCTGATTTGACGAAAGTTGAATGTAAAGGACAAGCTTTTTTGACAAACAATCATGGACTTCAATAACTGattttttcaatgatttcagaatattgttgtgtttttgttaaagtagttaatatatacaagttaaaattacatcattttGATTACTATTTTTAACCTTTATATAGAAAGTTAAATCATaaagtattaataaattatataatgtaaAAAGTATTGGTTATACTTTTAAGGATAAAAGATATAGCCCAAAAAACTGAGGAAACCAATAGACTCTGAGTTCAAACTCTTGTTATATATTCAGGTTTACGGTGTGACAATTCTGCAGTCATCAGTATTCTTGCACATCGGAATTCAGCCCAAATTGAACGCATCCAAGAATCTTATGACAATAAATACCCTGAAGAGCTTCGGAAACGGGTATCTTCTGAGCTTCATGGACATTTCAAGGTACTATCACTAAATTTTTACCATACTGCAATATTTTTAACCCTGTTTTCTTTAAATATAGTGTATGAAAATATACTTTTAGTTTGCcgtaaaaaagtttaatttaaatttttaatgtttaggCTCATATACACTTCCAAAAATATCAATGATCCTTTGGTGCTTCTATTGTATCCTTGCgtaacttttttctttgttgattcaGAAAGCGGTTCTACTATGGCTGCGAGAACCAATGGTGCGAAATGCCAATATATTGAAACATGCATTAAGAGATACTGTGCAAAACCTCAAAGTTGCTTCCGATGTAATATGCAGTAGTACTCCATCCCAGCTGCGAAAACTGAAACAAGTTTATCAGTCAAGTTATGGTGCTCCTGTTGAGCAAGATATAGAAAATGCCACTCATGGTGATCATAAAAAGGTTTAGTTTCTCTCTTTTACTCTCTTATATAGTCATTTGtctgcttttctttcttttaaattgcAACATATACATTACAAGAAAATTCATATATTGTTTCAAAAGGATACTGTCATAATTTTGTTGCAACATATGCGTTACATTCTGATGCTAAAAAAAGTGTGACAAatactacattttttttttttttttggctgtgCAGTCTTTTATATGGAATTATTGTTGTTCTGTAGTTGCTACTtgcatatataaacacaacacgGTACGAAGGCCCAGAAATTGATGAAACACAGATATTGAATGATGCTAATGCTATCAAGAGAGGGGAAAATGTtttcattcaaatattttcCGAAAGAAGTGCAGCTCATTTGTTTGCTGTGAATAATGTTTACAGTGGCATGTATGGACCCTTGGAGAAGGTATATTATTTCTACtatgcttttgtttttctttttcatatgaaaaaaaatgatgaaaaaagcATGGATTTATAATGAGCTGTACATCTTAACTTGGACATCCTCAGGATCTGGTGCTATTCTTAAACAGATTTAACTTACTTCATGCAGGCAATAAAAAAAGATCGATCAGAAAATTTTGGATACGCCCTTTTAGCAATTTTACGATTTGTAGAGAATCCTGCCAAGTACTTTGCAAGGGCACGTATATTATCTTTCTAGTAAAATTAACACGCATAAGATTATCAGAAGGCTTTGTCaatgttgtttttcttttccagGTTTTGCGAAAGGCAATGAAGGGATTGGGGACGCACGATTCTTCACTTATATGGGTAATTGTTACTAGGGCTGAGATTGATCTGCAGTATATAAAGGAAGAGTACAAGAGGAAATATGGGAAATCGTTGAGTAGTGCTGTTTCTTCAGAGATATCGGGGCATTATAGGAGTTTTCTGCTTGCTCTTTTAGGCCCAAAAAGGATAGATTAAAGGGGTTttgattcataaaaaaatatgtttacaAACTATGGAAAGATATTGTTTGTAGAGCAGCTGTCTTCATAAGCAAATCATTTAGAATTGTTGCTTCTGGGcatgtaaattataatatattgctTTATTTATGATCTTATTTGTCCCCCAAAACGTTTGATACTTGAATATAAGAAATATCACATCCAAGAAGTGTAAGACTGAGTGGTTCAGTGATGTTGGAGCTGTTATTACGGAGCTGGAGGGAGTTGAATACAACTTCATCAGAACTGTACATTTTGATTCATTACGGAATCGTGTTGTCTAATAATTGAAcagttggattttttttttcacttaaattgcCAAATTAGCATTGTATTTTGTATTATAGAAATGTGTTTGAACAAAGAAATGTTGTAAGGCTTTAAGGCATGTAGATCACTTTCTTTAAGATGATATTTGCCCCCATTAGTTATATGGTGTTGTAAGGATATGACAAATCACctttagaatataataaaatctctaGAGTAATAATCAACACTGTTGAACACAAGAATAAGTAATATTGATGTAATGATGTTGAATTAAAGAGAAAGTAGGACTGTATAAAgaaattagaataaattaaaaaagtcttATTCAAGCCTCAATTTATGGATTTAAAACAATATGTCTATTGACACCAAAAGTGATGATTTTTTAGCCAAAAGTTATGTTTCAAAAAGACATAACTTTCCAGTTAGATATGTTTAATCTTGAATTATTACAACTTTTAGTTTAAGTTGAAACAATATAACTTTTAGTTTACTTAGATTGTATTTGTTAACCAATATTAACACATATagatttatgcataaaaaaatctttttaaagttaaaatttctaTTAGTGTTAATATTTCAAGATTTTGACAAAATCCATAGTAGTTTAATATTTGCTTTAAACTAAGATTTTACGGtatcaaaattagaaatatcACACACATAAGCCtcctttttattcaaaatatgttaCTGGTAGTTTAACACCGTTATATGGTCTTGTGCTAAAATCCTATACTTATGAACATTTACAAAAGTTATTCTTGCTTTTGCAAGAGCAGCACCACTTTTTATGTTCACTTTGGTGAAGCTCCTATAGTTTGTTATACAAACTCTTTGTTTTCTTAAACAACTTTTGCTCCATTAAAAGTAATTGTCACTCTACCTCTTTTTCCTATGTACTTTTATTGTCCAAGCAGTTGCTCCAATTGCAAATCAATAACTTGTTATTacccattaaatttttttcttaaaatagaAAAGTTGGGTTCCCATTATTAGCAacaatttatctaaaataattttaaacccATTTGTATGACTGTATTTTTAACCATGTCCCTCATGAGTGCTTTTGTCAATGGGTCAGTCAAATTATTAATAGAGTTTACATAAACAACTATAATTACACCATCTAAAATTAGTTTTCTTATATACTCATGTCACAAAGCAATATGTCTAGATTTCCATTATAAATTTTCCCATAGTCTTCAGATATAGTTTCTCAACTATCACAGTGCAAAAAGATTGCTTTCATTGGTTGTGGCCACAACTTTATAaccattaataaatttcttaacCATTCAACCTCTTTTCTTGCAATTGCTAAAGCTATGAACTCATATTCTATTATAGCATGAGTAATAACCGTCTATTTCTTAGAAGCCTAAGAAACATGTAACATCCCtctctagaagtactacccaccagaggagaaatgttacgaattaatattcgtagcatctattttttttcttttaaaaatactttaaaataaacacatcattaaaagtgtttaagaagtattccaagaaaactaaaaatctggaagcaaacaaaagatgtatatactcatatgaaaactcatatgaaaatatctgaaaatggggagtaatcatatgcaactataccataatctcaaaaagtcaaaagtcgacaaaaacatgccactgtatgcatgtaatataaaccagagataacctgctccaaccggatctacctacgttGACTTGACCCTGCCTCAcaactacctcgatcacttgtacctgcaatcatgaaagaaaaggaagtgagtgataagaacactcagtaaggggaaaaaattaagtaaactattccatttcctgttctaacttactctcgggactcaacctaaCCATAACCCCccataagagattgagggggtaatctagttcattctttactatttgagtcatactttgtcctatttggtgtctatttgatactttctagaagctaactatagggatttggtaCTTTTCTAAActtgagctctctttctttctttcactacactatttctgaatctgaattgagctctactgtgagtggaccctactaggggtctatgtcttaCTATGGACGTGTCCTATTGCATACGTGTCCTACTGTgggtggtgtagtgtaaagtgccccctcatagtttatagcatgcatgcaggTTTTATATCTGACTAATTTTActttcatctaaatttattcataacttaccaaacattactcttgggacgacccctaaatcttgagccccaaattcctttctttgcttttctttctttttctttttcttcttttctttttttttttttcctttcctttctttcctttcctttcctttttctcctccttttctttctttctttccttcctgcccaaaactacgaaatactgttcatagAACAGTATTTTGGCAGGGTAGCcttcttttttatacaatttaacagcccaaacgatttctaattcatacaaattatatattgttgaaaagaggattcaaagatctttccaacaagctataatagcactcataattcaatagataaggtagttaaaacgtgagataaaatcagtggcaaaaattgcttcctctatttatttggtaaagcagtccttgtggttcatgcaatatttaacaatctaaatgatccccaattcatacaagctatatatcactgaaaagagaattcaaagagatttccaacaagatataatagcactcataaatccttagataagacagtcaaaacgtgagatgaagtcagtggcaaaactgcctcctctgtttatttggtaaaacagtccttttggttcatacaatgtTTAaccgtccaaatgatctctaattcatacaagatatatatcattagaaagaggattcaaagagctttccaaaaagatataatagcactcataattcatcagataaggcagtcaaaacatgggatgaacacagtggcaaaaactataaatattatgcaactttctgccatgaacaaaatcacacacatagacatcccaaatggcaaaaccacatttctcaacttcaaaatcatcatttataacatagatccaaggaaccaaaagcctaaaacatgcaacatatcaaggatgataccccttaccttgtttcaagccaaatattTGTAggttggcttccttctctttgttttgcttcctttatcaccaagactactttaaatcaataccaaaacacactaacatattcacataacatacatataaacatagataaaagggaaaggagggggatctttggttaccaaagcttccaagtgcttcattttcttttcttttctttcttgtcttccaaactccttcaaatccttcctttttcttcaagaaaacaaagaaaaagcatgaagaatggtggTTGCTGGAATATGGCCGGGAATGATGGAAAAATGGTATGAgatgcccttttttttttacttttctctctatatatctaagctttatcttttttatctttttttctttctttctatatgtctatatatttatatatatatctaaaaacacacacatacatgttactatatatatctatatttaaaattggaaatattttcaaacatgGTTAAAGACGTAATTACCCTTGGAACATACCCGAGGGTATTACAAAACAGTTCGCTTACCTAGGGTGAATAGCCAACTAGACGTTGACTTATTGTCACCTATACTTGTAATCCAACTTGCTTCATTGTATCCTTCCAACATTGTTGGAAAACTATAATAAACCAAACCATATGATTCTGTATGTTTAAGATAACTTAATATCCTACCAATACCTTTCCAATGATTTTTGCTAGGATTACATGTGTATCTTGAAAGTTTACAAACTACAAAACAATGTTTGGTCTAGTGCAATACATGACATACATTAAACTTCCAATGGCACTAACATATTTTAGTTGACTAATAAACCTTCTGTGAATTTCAATCAATTTACAAGATACATCTAGTGTAGTGTTAGCTTCTTTAAAACCCAAATGATCGAACtttgtaattattttcttaatgtAATGAGATTAACAAGTGTCATGAGTCTGTTGCTCATCATGAAAGAGTACATGTTCTTGAATCTGTCGTATGTTACCTTTCTATCATACTGTCATGGTCTCCCTAACAAGATGTGTCTAGCATGCATGGGTACTACATCACACAACACCTCATCTTGATATCTACCCATGGATAAGGCTACCACCACTTGTTTATTCACCCTAATTTCTCCACAGTCATTCAACCACTGAAGCTTATAAGGCCTAGGGTGTTTGGTTGTGggtaaactaagtttttctacaagttcGGTACTAGCTACGTTCGTGCAACTACccctatctataattaaagtatatacgttacccttcacatgacatctagtatggaaaatattctctctctactcgtcattttcttccttatatTGCAAACTCAAAGCTCTCCTAAACACTAATACCTCACCCTCTACTGCATACTCCAACTCTACATCACTAGCATCCTTTAATGGTGGCATAGACTCATCACTAGATTcttcctctgtctcatattcacCATCCTCTCTCAACGCCATGGTTCTTTTGTTAGGACATTAGGAAGTTATGTGACCcctacccaaacacttaaaacattttatctcactGTTTCTCCTTGATGATTCAGGTTTGATACTAGGTTTCTCTCAACTAGACTCCTCTCCGTTAGGTTTAGAGTACTCAATGTTTTGGCTTAAAAGGTGGTTtatcatctctctttgacaCACTCGGCTTCAAAGAACTAGAATAGGAGCCTACATCACTTTTACCCTTCCGTTGTAGTTGTCCCTCTACCTTTATTGCCATATGGACCAAATCCTCTAGCTCTACATAGTGTTGGAGCTCTACCACATTTGCTAATTTCCTATTTaacccatttaaaaacctagccatagtGGTTTCTCTATCTTTCTCTACATTAGCCCTAATCATAGCTATCTCCATCTCCTTGTGATAGTCTTCTACACTCTTAGTCCCTTGCCTAAGCCCTTATAACTTCTGAAGTAAATCCCTATGGTAGTGACTAGGAACAAAACATTGCCTCATTACACTGttcatatcatcccaagtatctaAGGGTCTACCCAAGTTCCTACGTCTATTTTTTAGCAACTAGTCTTACCAAATACTAGCATAATTAGTGAATTCTACAACAATcaacttcacctttttctcctcAAAATACCTTTGTATGTCAAAAACCTGATCTACCTTTTGCTCCCAATCTAGGTATGCCTCCAGATCATTTCTACCTTgaaaaggtggaattttcatcttaatgctaCTGAGGTTACTATCACTTTGCTTACTCTCTTTATACATACTATTTCTATGACTGCAATGTCCTCCTTTACTCCTTATATTATTCAACCTATCACTTATTTCATCATCCTCACTGTCAGTAACTATCCTATCCCTATCCTTCACCACTAGTTCTTTTCTCCTACCCTTAGTTATACTACTTCCCCCTTTATCACTATGTTGCTGCTCTAATCTGTCCAACCTATCATTAACACtccctattacattaaaaagttgCTCAAACTATTGTTAGATCACTTGCATTGTAAAAGCCTCTGTTTTACCCGAATCTTCTAcaatattagggtttttttattccacaatattataatttcagaaAACAAGTGTGTCTGTAAACAATAATCCTCGCACGCTCTCTCACGTGTTTACACTTGCGCTCATGTTTGCACTCTAATGTTCTCACACACTCTATAATCTAGAATAAATCAAAACTGTACTTGTGACAAACAACCACCAGTCAACCTAGGTTATAATATGATTAcctattattaaagaaaaaaaggctAAGATTTAACAATAAAGAGAATTTTcagaattggaaaaaaaatgaacacaactacaagaatgaataatcaaaggaaaggaaattcaaaagagataacaagaataaaggaaatcaaattcaaagaagGTAAGTGTGTCAACTTTCTCCTTGATCTctcccctttttttttcatttttttccttttttttttttttttgcttttttttgctcttttttttcttttttttttgttttttttacttggccaaaataagaaaagaaagaaaaaaaaattaaattctttcgaTCTCACAAAATTCTCTCTTAAGAAATTCAaagtaattaagaaaataatcaagGTCTAATCTCCCAATTTAGGagtaccaaaattttcaaagaaaatctaAGATTTTAAGGACaatcaagaactcaatctcCCAATTTAGGCAATTACAAGGTTTTTTTCTCTAAAGGTTAAAGGAAACAAAGGCAATCCTCATCCAAGATTATTCTCCCCAATTTTAGAATTCCCAAATtcaaagggttttttttttcattttttctttttttttttaaacaagaatcTTTCAAGGGTTTGAtgaattcaataataatttcaatcaaGAACTACCCTTCAATTTCGGCAACAACAAGATGTTCcccaagaattcaagaaaaaccACACAACTAACCAAAATTCACTCCTCACAGGTTTGTTTGAATCTAGATCAAAAGATCACTCCACCcctaacttaaattaatttcaaccttaaagaagtttttttttctttttttagatcaatcaagaagacaaatTAGACACTCACACAGGGGTTCAACAAGAAATCAAGAATTTCACAAATAAAAAGACACCAAAACGTTAGACCACAAAGCAAGGAAATAAAGAACTAAGACtcacaaagaaaatgaaatcaagaacACACACAAAGATTTTTAAGATGCACGActattcaagaaaaaagaaCCCCAAATCACAAAGacaagaaaagatagatacGAAACTTGATTCGACTTGACTCTAATACCAACTGACGTGAACCTTGAAGATTTGACGCAAGACCCAATGCctaagaagatatttttcccagGACTAAATCAGTTTCGTCACTAAATGACCTTTGACCTGAATCGATATGGA
This sequence is a window from Mangifera indica cultivar Alphonso chromosome 5, CATAS_Mindica_2.1, whole genome shotgun sequence. Protein-coding genes within it:
- the LOC123215280 gene encoding annexin D5; protein product: MSTLAIPAKVPSPRDDARSLHDAFKGLRCDNSAVISILAHRNSAQIERIQESYDNKYPEELRKRVSSELHGHFKKAVLLWLREPMVRNANILKHALRDTVQNLKVASDVICSSTPSQLRKLKQVYQSSYGAPVEQDIENATHGDHKKLLLAYINTTRYEGPEIDETQILNDANAIKRGENVFIQIFSERSAAHLFAVNNVYSGMYGPLEKAIKKDRSENFGYALLAILRFVENPAKYFARVLRKAMKGLGTHDSSLIWVIVTRAEIDLQYIKEEYKRKYGKSLSSAVSSEISGHYRSFLLALLGPKRID